A DNA window from Blastocatellia bacterium contains the following coding sequences:
- a CDS encoding TraR/DksA family transcriptional regulator: MNKKRVEYYRKKLLDKRQSLMSALDRHVHYGREADQEAAQDPADKASNAYLKELLFSQSTSDKFVLTLIDEALARIEEGTYGLCVACGKEIQPKRLEAVPWARHCVTCQDLQERGLLAD; encoded by the coding sequence ATGAACAAGAAGAGAGTCGAGTATTACCGGAAGAAATTGCTGGATAAGCGCCAGTCGTTGATGAGCGCACTGGATCGTCATGTTCATTACGGGCGGGAGGCCGATCAGGAAGCAGCCCAGGATCCGGCGGATAAGGCATCAAACGCCTATCTCAAAGAGCTGCTGTTCAGTCAGAGCACGAGCGACAAGTTCGTGCTCACGCTCATTGACGAGGCGCTGGCCCGCATCGAGGAAGGGACCTATGGGCTTTGCGTCGCCTGTGGCAAAGAGATTCAGCCCAAGCGGCTGGAGGCGGTCCCCTGGGCACGTCATTGTGTGACCTGTCAGGACCTTCAGGAGCGCGGGCTACTGGCGGATTGA
- a CDS encoding DUF4149 domain-containing protein — MTDEARTKMIFFLMGAWMVGSVMVAFVATQNFRAVDRVLAAPAGADLHRKLEGIPPDDARMILRHLASEMNRYYFRVWEWAQLVLGGLVLTLLVRSGRSDALARALIVAMLAIVLVFIVYLTPQIVTLGRSLDFVSRTPPPPQYARFWRFHIAYTLLELVKLLLGAGVLVRLLLR; from the coding sequence GTGACCGATGAGGCAAGGACAAAAATGATCTTCTTTCTCATGGGTGCCTGGATGGTGGGGAGCGTGATGGTGGCCTTCGTGGCCACGCAAAACTTTCGCGCGGTGGATCGCGTCCTGGCGGCTCCCGCCGGAGCGGATCTCCACCGGAAGCTGGAGGGAATCCCCCCGGACGATGCTCGGATGATCCTTCGTCATCTGGCGTCGGAGATGAATCGCTACTACTTTCGCGTTTGGGAATGGGCCCAGCTTGTCCTGGGGGGATTAGTTTTGACGCTCTTGGTGAGGAGCGGTCGGTCGGATGCGCTTGCACGGGCTCTCATCGTGGCGATGCTGGCGATCGTCCTGGTGTTTATCGTCTACCTCACCCCCCAGATCGTGACGCTCGGTCGCAGCCTCGATTTTGTCTCCCGGACGCCACCGCCGCCACAGTACGCTCGGTTCTGGCGGTTTCACATCGCCTATACCCTGCTTGAGCTGGTAAAACTTCTGCTCGGCGCTGGGGTTCTTGTGCGGCTGTTGCTACGCTGA
- the obgE gene encoding GTPase ObgE, which translates to MFIDQAKIYVKAGDGGNGCTAFRREKYVPFGGPSGGDGGRGGHVYLEAVEGINSLIHLRYNPEYKAGRGGHGEGNNRHGRDGEDVIIRVPVGTVVYDAETGERIHDFQRPGERVLVARGGRGGRGNARFATPTRRAPRFHEEGRPGQVRTLRLELKLLADVGLVGFPNAGKSTLLARISAARPKIADYPFTTLEPVLGVVALDEFKSFVVADIPGIIEGAHRGAGLGHEFLRHIERTRLLLHLIDVSPFAEHDPVTSYEIIRRELGAHDPSLLEKPEIVVATKMDIRDDGRVAALRSLCRSQKLDLVEISAVTGLGVDQLLARVSERLGELMTGVTAPALVAAPEG; encoded by the coding sequence ATGTTTATTGATCAGGCCAAGATCTATGTCAAAGCTGGCGATGGCGGCAATGGATGCACGGCCTTTCGCCGGGAGAAGTACGTGCCGTTTGGTGGGCCGTCCGGGGGCGACGGCGGACGGGGTGGCCACGTTTATCTGGAAGCCGTTGAGGGAATCAATTCTCTCATTCACCTGCGGTACAACCCGGAGTATAAGGCGGGTCGGGGCGGTCATGGGGAGGGGAATAACCGCCATGGCCGTGATGGAGAGGATGTCATCATTCGCGTTCCCGTGGGGACGGTCGTCTACGATGCGGAAACGGGCGAGCGCATTCATGATTTTCAGCGCCCGGGCGAACGCGTTCTGGTTGCACGCGGTGGGCGCGGCGGCCGAGGCAATGCCCGCTTTGCCACGCCCACGCGACGTGCTCCGAGATTTCACGAGGAGGGTCGGCCCGGCCAGGTGCGAACGCTTCGGCTCGAACTGAAGCTGTTGGCTGATGTGGGACTGGTGGGCTTCCCCAATGCCGGTAAATCAACACTGTTGGCACGTATCTCGGCTGCCCGCCCGAAAATTGCTGACTACCCGTTCACCACGCTCGAACCGGTGCTGGGCGTAGTCGCACTCGATGAGTTCAAGAGTTTTGTCGTGGCTGACATTCCGGGGATAATTGAAGGAGCCCATCGGGGAGCGGGCCTGGGCCACGAGTTCCTGCGGCACATTGAACGAACGCGGCTGCTGCTTCATCTGATTGATGTCTCTCCCTTCGCCGAGCACGATCCCGTCACGAGCTATGAAATCATCCGACGGGAGCTTGGAGCGCATGATCCATCGCTACTGGAAAAGCCGGAGATCGTTGTGGCAACGAAGATGGATATTCGGGATGACGGACGCGTCGCTGCCCTGCGGTCGCTGTGTCGGTCTCAGAAGCTCGATCTCGTTGAAATTTCGGCAGTGACGGGGCTGGGAGTTGACCAACTCCTGGCGCGGGTGAGTGAGCGGCTTGGCGAACTGATGACGGGAGTCACCGCTCCGGCGCTGGTCGCCGCACCTGAAGGGTGA
- the tenA gene encoding thiaminase II, with product MTTPVRFTDRLWSEIAPIFEAILAHPFIAGLTSGQLERDRFLFYVVQDALYLREFARALSVAAAKAPREDWIILLNDHAAGALRVERALHEGFFREIGLTEETVASTPMAPTNVAYTSYLLAVAYGRPFPEVMAALLPCYWIYWEVGKALAARGSPDPLYQRWIETYAAEQFGALVRAVLDVTDELAQAASPATQQAMRRHFITAARYEWMFWEMGYRKESWPV from the coding sequence ATGACGACGCCGGTGCGTTTCACTGATCGGTTGTGGAGCGAGATTGCACCCATCTTCGAGGCGATTCTGGCGCACCCGTTTATCGCCGGCCTCACTAGCGGTCAACTTGAACGCGACCGGTTTCTTTTCTACGTCGTGCAGGATGCCCTCTATCTGAGAGAATTCGCACGGGCGCTTTCGGTGGCAGCGGCCAAAGCTCCACGCGAGGACTGGATCATCCTGCTCAATGATCATGCGGCCGGGGCACTCCGGGTCGAGCGAGCGTTGCATGAGGGATTCTTTCGGGAGATCGGCCTGACGGAGGAAACTGTGGCTTCCACCCCGATGGCTCCAACCAACGTGGCCTACACGAGCTATTTGCTGGCTGTCGCCTATGGCCGACCGTTCCCGGAAGTAATGGCGGCGCTACTGCCCTGCTACTGGATTTACTGGGAGGTGGGGAAAGCTCTGGCAGCGCGAGGATCGCCCGATCCCCTCTACCAAAGATGGATCGAAACGTATGCCGCCGAACAGTTTGGTGCACTCGTTCGCGCTGTGCTGGATGTGACCGACGAGTTGGCTCAGGCGGCGTCGCCGGCGACGCAGCAAGCGATGCGCCGCCATTTCATTACCGCTGCACGGTATGAATGGATGTTCTGGGAGATGGGCTACCGGAAAGAAAGCTGGCCAGTATGA
- the nadD gene encoding nicotinate-nucleotide adenylyltransferase, producing the protein MQVGLFGGTFDPVHRGHLEIARVAAELYHLDRIYFIPSGRPPHRRPAPGASAWHRYAMLVLATRETDNFFVSTIELETGEVAYTVDTVTALRRLFPSEAEFYFVLGADSFEEITQWKDYERLLTLTHLIVMARPGHALTADHLPERWRTGVVDGSPLRVEEPSARRIFFCRAVFSDVSATAIRQACRRGESIDHFVVPEVARYIAKYRLYANSTG; encoded by the coding sequence ATGCAGGTGGGATTGTTTGGCGGAACATTCGATCCGGTCCATCGAGGGCATCTGGAAATCGCTCGGGTCGCTGCGGAGCTTTATCATCTTGACCGGATCTATTTCATTCCTTCGGGACGACCTCCTCACAGGCGGCCCGCCCCGGGTGCCAGCGCCTGGCACCGCTACGCCATGCTCGTTCTGGCGACCAGAGAGACGGACAATTTTTTCGTCTCGACAATCGAGCTGGAGACCGGTGAGGTCGCCTACACGGTGGATACGGTGACAGCCTTGCGCCGCCTCTTCCCGTCGGAGGCGGAATTCTATTTCGTCCTGGGAGCTGATTCGTTTGAGGAGATCACGCAGTGGAAGGATTATGAGCGATTGCTCACGCTGACTCACCTCATCGTCATGGCGCGACCGGGCCATGCGCTAACGGCCGACCATCTCCCGGAGCGATGGCGCACGGGCGTCGTGGACGGTTCCCCCCTGCGGGTGGAGGAGCCATCGGCCAGACGCATCTTTTTCTGTCGCGCGGTCTTCAGCGATGTGTCGGCGACAGCCATCCGTCAAGCCTGTCGTCGAGGAGAATCCATTGATCATTTCGTCGTGCCGGAGGTCGCCCGCTATATCGCCAAGTACCGCCTCTACGCCAACTCGACAGGATGA
- a CDS encoding MaoC family dehydratase, with the protein MPPKEITSLEELKNLVGQEVGLSDWFEVTQSRINDFAEATLDRQWIHLDVERARAESPYGTTIAHGFLTLSLISYLGSQALSLRPLFRTGINYGLNRVRFPAAVPAGARIRARFVLQSVEEIPGGIHVTWNVTVEVEGGQKPALVAEWLVRYYS; encoded by the coding sequence ATGCCGCCGAAAGAGATCACAAGCCTGGAGGAGTTAAAGAACCTGGTGGGACAGGAGGTCGGTCTGAGCGACTGGTTCGAGGTGACCCAATCTCGCATCAACGACTTTGCTGAGGCGACCCTGGATCGCCAATGGATCCACCTCGATGTCGAGCGGGCCCGAGCCGAATCCCCTTACGGAACGACGATTGCTCATGGGTTTCTGACGCTCTCGCTCATCAGCTATCTCGGCTCTCAAGCCCTGAGTCTTCGCCCCCTGTTTCGCACGGGCATTAACTACGGTCTGAACCGTGTACGCTTCCCCGCCGCCGTGCCGGCGGGTGCACGGATTCGTGCCCGGTTTGTCCTGCAATCGGTTGAGGAGATCCCGGGCGGAATCCATGTCACCTGGAACGTGACAGTCGAAGTCGAAGGAGGACAAAAACCGGCGCTTGTGGCTGAATGGCTCGTCCGGTACTACTCGTAA
- the rpmA gene encoding 50S ribosomal protein L27, translating to MAHKKGLGSSRNGRDSVGKRLGIKAFGGQFVTGGSILVRQRGTPIKPGVNVGRGRDDTLFAKISGIVRFEDKGRMGKFVSVYPVEQNLR from the coding sequence ATGGCACATAAAAAAGGGCTCGGCAGCTCGCGCAACGGACGCGATTCTGTGGGCAAGCGGCTGGGCATTAAGGCATTTGGAGGCCAATTCGTCACCGGGGGCTCGATCCTCGTGCGCCAGCGCGGGACGCCGATTAAACCGGGCGTCAACGTCGGGCGCGGACGAGATGATACGTTGTTTGCCAAGATCTCTGGTATCGTTCGGTTTGAGGATAAAGGGCGAATGGGGAAATTCGTCAGCGTTTATCCGGTGGAGCAAAACCTCCGGTAG
- a CDS encoding non-heme iron oxygenase ferredoxin subunit, translating into MGQYVKVATVDEIAIGQAKVVEVSGQRIAIFNVNGTFYAIDDTCPHRGGPLSEGFTENEEVTCPWHGARFRLTTGEVLSPPATRGVQVFAVRVQGNDVEVEV; encoded by the coding sequence ATGGGCCAGTACGTGAAGGTTGCGACCGTTGATGAGATCGCTATCGGGCAGGCTAAAGTGGTCGAAGTGAGCGGCCAACGGATCGCGATATTCAATGTCAACGGAACGTTCTATGCCATTGATGATACTTGTCCCCATCGTGGAGGGCCGCTGTCGGAGGGATTCACCGAGAATGAGGAAGTAACCTGTCCCTGGCATGGGGCGCGGTTTCGGTTGACGACGGGCGAAGTGCTCTCACCGCCGGCTACCCGGGGCGTGCAGGTCTTTGCCGTGCGCGTTCAGGGAAACGATGTCGAGGTCGAAGTCTGA
- a CDS encoding 23S rRNA (pseudouridine(1915)-N(3))-methyltransferase RlmH yields the protein MQLTFTWVGKTKNAHLAALEQEYLDRLGHFVTCRCQIVRPEVAHTERDERRRREAEGRKILALLPADSYVVVLDERGEMFRSEELAGMISQRLQEGTRQMHFVVGSHDGLSESVRKRANLLLSLSPLTMPHELVRVILLEQIYRAFAIIHRLPYPR from the coding sequence ATGCAGCTCACCTTTACATGGGTCGGGAAGACGAAGAACGCTCATCTGGCCGCGCTCGAACAGGAGTATCTCGATCGGCTCGGTCATTTCGTCACCTGTCGCTGTCAGATTGTGCGCCCGGAAGTGGCCCATACGGAGCGTGACGAGCGACGCCGTCGAGAAGCTGAAGGGAGGAAGATCCTCGCTTTGCTTCCGGCGGACTCCTATGTCGTCGTCCTCGACGAACGGGGAGAGATGTTCCGATCAGAAGAGCTGGCGGGGATGATCAGCCAGCGATTACAGGAGGGGACGCGACAGATGCATTTTGTTGTAGGGAGTCATGATGGCCTTTCGGAATCAGTTCGCAAGCGAGCGAATCTCCTTCTTTCGCTCTCACCGCTGACCATGCCTCATGAGCTTGTTCGCGTGATTTTGCTTGAGCAAATTTATCGGGCATTCGCTATAATTCACCGTTTGCCATATCCTCGGTAG
- the rplU gene encoding 50S ribosomal protein L21 has translation MAYAVIETGGKQYRVVEGALIRVPALPAEVGATIELPVLALCDGQAVQIGQPRVDSVRALCRVVEHGKERKIIVFKFKRRKQYRRRRGHRQKYTALRVEKFIAA, from the coding sequence GTGGCTTACGCAGTGATCGAAACGGGCGGAAAACAGTATCGGGTAGTGGAAGGGGCGTTGATTCGCGTCCCGGCGCTCCCGGCGGAGGTAGGAGCAACGATCGAACTTCCCGTGCTTGCGCTGTGCGATGGGCAGGCGGTCCAGATCGGACAACCGCGTGTGGACAGCGTGCGGGCGCTCTGCCGTGTGGTCGAGCACGGGAAAGAGCGGAAGATCATTGTCTTTAAGTTCAAGCGCCGCAAGCAGTACCGGCGGCGTCGCGGCCATCGGCAAAAATATACGGCTCTGCGGGTGGAAAAATTTATCGCCGCTTGA
- the rsfS gene encoding ribosome silencing factor, whose amino-acid sequence MNDSQESLAVTRPRQPNARPARRTIQDDLRRAVEAASAKKAERIVVLDLRGIASFTDYFVICSGASTRQVQAIADEIVEKLKAEGTRPLHIEGYTVAAWILIDYGDLIVHIFEQQAREFYDLERLWRDAPLVSFPETVASDDRRGARSPVSPSDAE is encoded by the coding sequence ATGAACGACAGTCAGGAGAGCCTCGCCGTTACGCGCCCTCGACAGCCCAATGCGCGACCGGCCAGGCGAACGATTCAGGACGATCTGCGCAGGGCCGTCGAAGCCGCCAGCGCCAAAAAGGCCGAGCGAATCGTTGTGCTCGATTTGAGAGGAATCGCCAGTTTCACCGATTACTTCGTCATCTGCAGTGGGGCATCTACCCGTCAGGTGCAGGCCATCGCCGACGAAATCGTGGAGAAGCTCAAGGCCGAAGGGACGCGACCGCTTCACATCGAAGGCTATACGGTGGCGGCCTGGATTCTCATAGACTATGGGGACCTCATCGTGCACATTTTTGAGCAGCAGGCACGCGAGTTCTACGATCTGGAACGACTCTGGCGTGATGCGCCGCTCGTGTCATTCCCCGAGACAGTGGCCAGCGATGATCGGCGCGGCGCTCGTTCGCCTGTTTCGCCGAGTGATGCCGAGTGA